ACCGGCTATCCATTGTTTGTATTGCGGATAGGCTAATAATACCATCATTCCAAAAATGAGAAATAGCACAATAGCTTTGGCAACATTCATACCGAGTGCAATGGGAATAGTATTTCTTCCAAATTCTTTATCGCCAATAAAATCCTCCATATCCTTAATAATTTCGCGTACGAAAGTGCTTAAAAAGGAGAATCCTGCATAAGCTAAAACAAAGTAAAAAATAAAGTTAAAATTGCTGCTATTTTGAACCAAGACATCGTGGTATTCTCGGATTAAAAGTGGAATTTCATACAAGCCAACAATAAGTGGAACTAAGGCTGCGAGCATTGCTACAACAAGGTTTCCGAGCAGCAATTGCTTTTTAAAATCGGTACTGTAAAACCACAAAAAACCGGCACTCAGTACATGTATAAAGCCCAATTTATTGAGCCCGATTTTATGGGCTAAATAAAACCCAATTAGTATAGCTATAAAGCTAATAACAATGTGTGCTCCCATCGCCACACGGCGTTTTATACTACGCCCAACAATAACTGAATTTGGTTTGTTAACCGTATCAATTTTGGTATCAAAATAGTCGTTAATGATATAGCCTGCGGCAGCAATCATAACTGTGGAGAGGCAGAGCAGAAAAAAATCAAAATGGCTCATTTGTAATTTCATATCGCTAAACCGAACCATAGACCCAATTAGGCAATAGCGCACGAGATATTGTACCAAGGCGATGAGCAATAGATTGGGCAATCGAATTAATTTAAAAAAAGCTATCATTTACTGTCTTTTAAAATTACCAAATAAACCCTTCTGTATCAAACCATTTACCTTGTACACGCATGGTTTGCTCAATGACATCACGCACACAGCCCTCCCCCCCTCTTCGTTGAGAAATGTAATTACAGATACTTTGAATTTCGGGAGCAGCATCAGCAGGGCATACCGCGGCACCAACTTTACACATCACTTCGTAATCGGGAATATCATCACCCATATACATAATTTGTTCAGGGCTTAGCTTATTGGTTAGAATAAGTTCGTCAAAGATTTCGAGCTTATTTTGAATTCCCAAATGAATATTGCTTATGCCCAAACCTTGCAATCGAAGGCGCACTGCTTCACTTTTTCCACCCGAAATAATAAGCACTTCATAGCCCTTTTTTACCGCCAACTGAAGCGCGTAACCATCTTTGATATTCATCTTACGCACTTGTTCTCCATTGGGCATGAGCGTAACACTACCATCGGTAAGCACACCATCCACATCAAATATAAAAGTTGTGATTGTGTTTAATACTTGTTTAAAATTAACAGACATAAAAAATGTTCCTTAATAATACGATTTAACTGATGAAATTTTCATCAAAAAAGTGAGCTATAAATTTATTTGGCTAAAGTAGATAATATTTTATTACCTTCGTTTTTGTTACTATTTGCGAGGGTTTCAAAAATTTGACACCTTACAAATAAGACATTAACCGGAGAAAAGAGAGGTGTACTTTTAGCATTATGTCCTTTAAAAAACGATTACTTTTATTTTTTATTGCCTTTCAACATTTTACCACCTGGGCCGGTAATTTTAAGCAAATTGACAGTTTGCAGCGTGTTATACCTCGTTCAACCGACAAAGAAAAGTTAAAACTATATTTTCAGCTCAGTGATTTGTACCGGGATTCATCTATTACGGTTGCTTATAAATATGCGGTTAGTGGGTTTTTACTTGCTAAAAAAAACAAGGATACACTGGCTGAAATTAATTTTACATTAAAGCAAGTTCACTTACTTTACAAGCAAACAAAATACCAAGAGTCAATAGCGCTAGCACTTTCGGCGATTGAGCAATCGGAGGATATAGAAGATGAGCAATTGTTAACCAAAGCTTTATTGGAGATTGGGGCTTGTTACAAGGAGATAGAGCAGTTTGACTACTCTAAAAACTATTTGAATAAAGCCCTCAACATTGCTCAAAAGAACAGAGATACGGAGAGTATTATTGAAGCCTTAAATTCATTAGGAAATACCTATTCTAAGGGTGGTATTTCTAAACGTACGGAGGCACAAAATTATTATTTACGTGCGCTGCAGTTGGCTGAGCAAATTGATAAGCCTGAGCTGATCTCAAAACTGAATAATAATCTTGCTAACACTTACATTGAAACGAGGGAGTACACTACCTCACTTACTTATTATTTTAAGTCTTTGCGAATTGCACAACAATCGCATGACGAAATAGACGAAGCCTTTTACAACAATAATATTGGAGCACTTTACCTTAAAATGGGGCATGCTGATTTGGCTGAAAAATATCAATTATTAGCCTTGCCTGTAGCCGAAAAAGGGAACGATTACCAGTTGCTTATTAATACCTACTCGCAACTTGCATTGACTTATGAAAAACTAGACAAGTACGTAAAAGCATATAATTTTAAAACAAAATTAAACGATTATGAAGGTCGCATCACTACAGAGAAAATTACGCGTCAATTAGCCGAAATGCAGGCTGCGTATGATTCTTTGCAGAAGCAAAAAGAGATTGTTCAACTTCAAATGAAGAATGAAAACAATGTGGAACGTTTAGTATCTTATGAGAAAGGAATTATAACCCTTGGATTAATAATAGCTTTGGTAATACTGTTACTGTTGATTTTGGTAATCTTCTTAAGGCAGCGAAAAAAAGGGAATTTAATATTGGAAGAAAAAAACAGGGTGATTGAGAAGCAGCATTTAAAAATTACCGACAGTATAAATTATGCCAAACGAATTCAAGATTCGATATTGCCGAAGCGCCATGATTTTTCAAAAATAGTTCCACAATCTTTTATTTTATTTCTGCCGAAAGACATAGTAAGTGGGGATTTTTATTGGATTTCGAAAATTGATTCTAAAATTTTGATAGCCGTAGCTGATTGCACAGGGCATGGGGTTCCCGGCGCTTTTATGAGCATGATTGGAAGTACCCTATTGAATGAAATCATGCATTATCAACCGCAACTTTCACCCGCTGAAATTTTGAGTTTATTAAATGTTCGTGTAACCAAAGCACTTCATCAAAAACAA
This portion of the Bacteroidota bacterium genome encodes:
- a CDS encoding geranylgeranylglycerol-phosphate geranylgeranyltransferase, which translates into the protein MIAFFKLIRLPNLLLIALVQYLVRYCLIGSMVRFSDMKLQMSHFDFFLLCLSTVMIAAAGYIINDYFDTKIDTVNKPNSVIVGRSIKRRVAMGAHIVISFIAILIGFYLAHKIGLNKLGFIHVLSAGFLWFYSTDFKKQLLLGNLVVAMLAALVPLIVGLYEIPLLIREYHDVLVQNSSNFNFIFYFVLAYAGFSFLSTFVREIIKDMEDFIGDKEFGRNTIPIALGMNVAKAIVLFLIFGMMVLLAYPQYKQWIAGDKISFYYFLLFIQFPFAILGYLIYRAKEIKNYAFASNFCKGIMFFGICYTLVFYFLMMKA
- a CDS encoding HAD-IIIA family hydrolase: MSVNFKQVLNTITTFIFDVDGVLTDGSVTLMPNGEQVRKMNIKDGYALQLAVKKGYEVLIISGGKSEAVRLRLQGLGISNIHLGIQNKLEIFDELILTNKLSPEQIMYMGDDIPDYEVMCKVGAAVCPADAAPEIQSICNYISQRRGGEGCVRDVIEQTMRVQGKWFDTEGFIW
- a CDS encoding tetratricopeptide repeat protein; this encodes MSFKKRLLLFFIAFQHFTTWAGNFKQIDSLQRVIPRSTDKEKLKLYFQLSDLYRDSSITVAYKYAVSGFLLAKKNKDTLAEINFTLKQVHLLYKQTKYQESIALALSAIEQSEDIEDEQLLTKALLEIGACYKEIEQFDYSKNYLNKALNIAQKNRDTESIIEALNSLGNTYSKGGISKRTEAQNYYLRALQLAEQIDKPELISKLNNNLANTYIETREYTTSLTYYFKSLRIAQQSHDEIDEAFYNNNIGALYLKMGHADLAEKYQLLALPVAEKGNDYQLLINTYSQLALTYEKLDKYVKAYNFKTKLNDYEGRITTEKITRQLAEMQAAYDSLQKQKEIVQLQMKNENNVERLVSYEKGIITLGLIIALVILLLLILVIFLRQRKKGNLILEEKNRVIEKQHLKITDSINYAKRIQDSILPKRHDFSKIVPQSFILFLPKDIVSGDFYWISKIDSKILIAVADCTGHGVPGAFMSMIGSTLLNEIMHYQPQLSPAEILSLLNVRVTKALHQKQGELSSQDDGMDMALCCIDYAKNELIFAGANLSLTLLVRDEISEIRGDVFPIGGVFANKEIRYANKTAPIQSGMMLYLSTDGYKDQFGGEKKEKFKSIRFEKLLKEIYRLPMEEQQEILHENFKSWKGDLQQLDDILIVGMRL